ACGAGTGAGGGGTGGTGGCGGATGAGTACCCGCAGCCGTGAGGTGCACCTGGCGGCTCGCCCGCACGGTGCGCCGACGATGGCGAACTTCGCCTTCGTCGAAACCGACGTGCGCTCCCCGACCACGGGTGAGGTGCAGGTGCGCAACCTGTTCTTCTCCGTCGACCCGTACATGCGCGGGCGGATGAACGACGCGAAGTCGTACGTGCCGCCGTTCCGGGTCGGCGAGGTGATGACCGGTGCGGCCGTCGGCGAGGTGGTCGCGTCGGCGAGCGACCGGCTCGCGGTCGGCGACGTGGTGGTGCACCAGCACGGCTGGCGCGAGTACGCGGTCGCGGCCGCCGGCGACTTCCGGCGCGTCGACGTGTCCGCCGTGCCGAGCCCTTCGGTCTACCTGGGCGTGCTCGGCGGCACCGGGTTCACCGCGCACTACGGCCTGCACGAGGCCGCCGGGATGCGGGCGGGCGACGTGGTCTTCGTCTCCGCCGCGGCCGGCGCCGTCGGCAGCATCGCCGGGCAGCTCGCCAAGCTGGGCGGTGCGTCGCGGGTGGTCGGCAGTGCCGGCACCGCGGCGAAGGTGCAGTACGTGACCGGCACGCTGGGCTTCGACGCCGCGTTCAACTACAAGGACGGCCCGGCGGTGAAACAGCTCGCCGCGGCGGCACCGGACGGCATCGACGTCTACTTCGACAACGTCGGCGGCGAGCAGCTGGAGGCGGCGATCGCCGTGATGAACGACTTCGGCAGGATCGCCGCCTGCGGTGCGGTGTCGGTCTACAACGCGACCGAGCCACCGCCCGGCCCGCGGAACCTGTTCCAGATCGTGCAGAAGCGGCTCACCGTACGCGGGTTCATCATCCGCGACCACTACGACAGGTACGGCGAGTTCCTCGGCGCGGTCGGCCCGCTGCTGCGCGACGGCAAGCTCTCCTACGAGGAGACGATCGTCGACGGCGTCGACAACGCGCCGGACGCGTTCATCGCCATGCTGGACGGTGCGAACACCGGCAAGACGCTCGTCAGAACGTCCAGCGCTCGCCGGTGATCCTGCCGTAGACGTCGGCGTAGCGGTCCTGGATGGCGGCGACGACGTCGTCCGGGATCTCCGGGCCAGGCTCCGTCTTGTCCCAGTCCAGCCCGGACGCCCAGTCCCTCGCGACCTGCTTGTCCATCGCGTACTGCGGCTGGCCAGGTTGCCACCTGTCGGCCGGCCAGAACCTGGAGGAGTCCGGGGTGAGCAGCTCGTCGGCGAGCACCAGGCTGCCGTCGGGTGCCCGGCCGAACTCCAGCTTCGTGTCGGCGATGACGATGCCGCGGTCGGCGGCGAGCTTCGCGCCACGGCGGTAGATCTCCACCGTGGCGTCGGCGAGCGCCTGCGTCGTGTCGGCGCCGAGCTCGTCGACCAACGCGTCGGCGGTGACGAACTCGTCGTGGCCCGCGGTGGCCTTCGTGGTCGGCGTGAAGATCGGCTCGGGCAGCCGCGACCCCTCGAGCAGACCGGCCGGCAGCTGCACGCCGGAGATCGCGCCGGTGGTCTGGTACTCGCGCAGGCCGAGCCCGGCGAGGTGGCCGCGGGCGATGAACTCGAACGGCACCATGTCCAGCCGCCGGCACCGCACCGCGCGGCCAGCGAACTCCGCCGGCACGTCGGTGCCGGAGATCACATGGTTCGGGAAGACGTCCGCGAGCTGCTCGAACCACCACAGCGACAGGGCCGTGAGGATCTTGCCCTTGTCCGGGATCGGCGTGGGCAGCACCACGTCGTAGACGGAGATGCGGTCGGAGGCGACGAGCACCAGGTCGTCGCCTTCTGCGTACACGTCACGGACCTTGCCGGTATGTATCAGCTCCACGGGGACGAGCCTAGCCGCGCCGGCCGACGCCTCCTCAGGAGACGTCCTTGCGGGACGCCCGGATGTAGTTGACCACGGCCGCGGTCAGGCTGCCGTAGACGACGACGACACCGATGAGCAACATGACGATGGCGCTTGTACCCACGGCGCTCACCCTTCCGAAGGAATCTGGTGCGACTTGCGGACCGCCTGCATGAGCACGGCGACGGCGAGGGACAGCACGACGGCACCCCAGCCGATCACGATGAGGCCGGACAGCGGGTAGTCCTCGTACCTGGTGGTCAGCTCGGTGTAGAGGTTGTAGACGGTCATCGAGCCGAGCAGCAGCGGTGTGATGATGAGCAGCGAGCCCTTCCACCACCAACCGGCCTTGAAGTACGAGGTGGCGTTCAGGTGGGTCTGCATGCCGTTCAGGGCACGCGCGACCCAGCCGACCAGGACGATCTCGCCGAGGCCACACAGCACCAGACCGAAGTTGTTCAGGAACCGGTCCGCCGTGTCGAGGTAGAACAGGCCACCCTTGCTCACGTACAGCAGGCTGATCAGTGCGGCCAACCCGGTGAGGATGGTGACGGCGGCCGGCCGGCTGAGCGAGAACTTCTCCCGTACCGCCGCGATCCCCGGCTCCAGGATGGATACCGCGGACGTGATGCCGGCGATGAAGAGCGCGCCGAAGAAGAGCACGCCGAAGAGGCTGTTCAGGCCGGGCAGCTCGTTGATGATCGCGGGGAACGCGATGAACGCGAGGCCGACACCGCTCTCCACGACGTCGGTCACCTGTGCGCCTGACGCGTTGGCGAGGAAGCCGAGCACCGAGAACACGCCGACCGCAGCGAGGATCTCGAAACCGGAGTTGGACAGCCCGACGACGGCGGCGCTGTTCGTGAGGTCCGTCTTGCGCTGCAGGTAGCTCGAGTACGCGATCATCGTGCCGAACGCGATGCTGGTCGAGAAGAACACCTGGCCGTACGCGGCGATCCACACCGCCGGGTTGCCCAGTGCGGCGAAGTCGGGCGTGAACAACACGTCCAACCCGACGGCGGCACCTGGCAGGGTGATGCCGCGGATGACGATGATGAGCAGCAGCACGACCAGCAACGGCATGAAGACCTTCGCGGCCAGCTCGATGCCCTTGCTGACGCGCCGCATGAGGATCGCGTAGACGAGCAGCCAGGCAATCGCCACCGCGAGCAGCACCTTGAGCTGGAGCCCGCCGAACTGCCAGAACCCCGACGGGTCGCCGTCGGCCGAGGTGCCGAGGAAGCTGCCGATGAAGAACCCCGCCGGGTCGTCACCCCACTGGGTGCCGAACGAGTACACCATGTAGCTCAGGCACCAGCCGAGGATCGTCACGTAGTACGTGACGACGAGGAACGACACGGCGGTCTGCCACCAGCCCAGCCACTCCCACCGGCGCCGGATCTGGCGGAACGTGAACGGTGCGCCGGCCCGGTACCTGTGGCCGAGACCGTACTCGAGCATGAGGATCGGTAACGCTGCGGTCACGAGTGCGACGAGGTACGGGATGATGAAGGCCCCGCCGCCGTTCTCGTACGTGACGGCCGGGAACCGCCAGATGTTGCCGAGGCCGACCGCCGATCCCGCGGCGGCCAACATGAATCCGACCTTGCTTCCCCACCGCTCGCGACCATCGGCGGCGACGGCTGACCCGGTCATCAGTGCTCCCCAGTCCACTCGGTTCGGAGCGACACACGGTACCAACCGACCTGGCGTCCACCAAGGACTGTGCAGGCGCCAAGCACACCTATGGCCGCACTATGTCGTGGACACCTAACGTCACGGGGGACATCGACGAGCAACCGGGGGACACGTGCCCGTACTGGAGCGTCCGCGCGTCGAGGCGATACCTGCGGCCCGTGGTCCGCACCGGATGGTGGGCGACCGGGCCACGGCGGCGCTCTACCGGGCGTGGCCCGTGGTGCTGGTGTACATGGCGGTACGCGGACTGGGTCTACTCGTGTTGTCGTTGTGGGCCGCGGTGGTGGGCAGCAACCCGCACCAGCTGCTCGCCGGGCGCTGGGACTCGCTCTGGTACATGCGGATCGCGCGTTTCGGCTACGGCTGGCAGGTGGAGCTGGCCGACGGTGCTGTGCACTCGAACCTGGCGTTCTTCCCACTGCTGCCGTGGCTGGAGCGGGTGCTCGTCACGGTGAGCCCGCTATCGTACGGGGACGCCGGGTTGACGGTCAGCTGGGTGGCCTCGGTGCTCGCCGCGTGGGGGATCTACCTGATCGCCGAGCGGTTGTACGGACCGCGTGCGGGTTGTTATGCGGTCATGCTGTGGGCCGCCATGCCGGTCGGCATCGTGCAGTCGATGGCTTACAGCGAGTCGTTGTTCACCGCGCTCGCCGCCTGGGCGCTGTATGCCGTACTCCGTCGGCAGTGGGTGGCGGCCGGGCTGCTCGCGGTGCTTGCCGGCCTCACCCGGCCGTTCGGCATGGCCGTCGTCGCGGCCGTCGTCGTCGCCGCGCTCGTCACGTGCGTGCGGGAGCGGAAGCTGAGCTGGCAGCCGGTCGTCGGCGCGCTGCTCGCGCCGTGGGGTACGGCCGGTTACGTCCTCTGGGTCGGGTGGTACACCGGCGGCGGCATCTTCGGCTACCTCGACGTGCAGGGGCAGTGGAACAACGGCTTCGACGCCGGACTGAACTTCGTACAGCTCATCGGTTCGACCTTCACCGCGTTCCCCGCGGTGCTCGGTGGCGTCGGCATGGTGCTCGGGTTGGGCGCCGTGGCGTGGCTGTGTCTTTCGTGTGTACGGCAGCGGCAGCCGATGGCGCTGCTCGCGTACTGGGTGGTCACGGTCGCACTCGCCTTCGGCACCTCGGGGTACTTCGGGTCCAAGCCGCGGTTCCTGGTGCCGGCCTTCGTGCTGTTCTTCCCGTTGGCGGTGCAGCTCGCCCGGGCACGTGCGGGCGTGGCTGTCGCGGTCGCCGCGACCGCAGTGTTGGTCAGCGCGGTGTTCGGTGCCTGATGGCTGCACGCGGGTTGGGCGCCGTAACGCGGCTGACGGGGCGATCTCGCGGAAACGGGTGCGCGATCCGCCGTACCGGCTTACGATACTCACAGTGATATAACCGGTACTAATTGTGATCGGAGCTCGTCATGGTCACCCGTATCGTTGCCGCGCTGGCGGCTGCCGCGCTGCTCGTGCCAGCCACCGTCACGCCGGCGGCGGCCAGCCAACAGCCGGTGTTCAGCTACCAGACGCAGGCTGGCGCCACGCACAAGATCACGAGCCCGGACGCGGGTAAGTGCTACCGCCTGAAGGCGCACGGCGACCTGGTGCTCCGGGTCAGGAACGCCACCGACCTGGACGCCGTGGTCTCGGCGACGGCCAACTGCAAGGTGAGCGGGAACGCGCACGTCGTCGCGCACGGCCACGTCAAGGCAAAGATCGCACTCGCCGCTTCGGTCCGCTTCCGCCAGGCATAGCCCGCCGACGCGCCGAGTGACCACCGCCGGCATGGAGGAGGAGGCGAGGCCCTGTCACGCGATCGAGCGATGCGACACGTCAGAGAACCGTGCGGCCCCGGCCACTCACGAGGTGGCCGGGGCCGACACTCAACCCGCCGGCTG
The sequence above is drawn from the Streptosporangiales bacterium genome and encodes:
- a CDS encoding zinc-binding dehydrogenase — encoded protein: MSTRSREVHLAARPHGAPTMANFAFVETDVRSPTTGEVQVRNLFFSVDPYMRGRMNDAKSYVPPFRVGEVMTGAAVGEVVASASDRLAVGDVVVHQHGWREYAVAAAGDFRRVDVSAVPSPSVYLGVLGGTGFTAHYGLHEAAGMRAGDVVFVSAAAGAVGSIAGQLAKLGGASRVVGSAGTAAKVQYVTGTLGFDAAFNYKDGPAVKQLAAAAPDGIDVYFDNVGGEQLEAAIAVMNDFGRIAACGAVSVYNATEPPPGPRNLFQIVQKRLTVRGFIIRDHYDRYGEFLGAVGPLLRDGKLSYEETIVDGVDNAPDAFIAMLDGANTGKTLVRTSSARR
- a CDS encoding phosphoribosylaminoimidazolesuccinocarboxamide synthase, coding for MELIHTGKVRDVYAEGDDLVLVASDRISVYDVVLPTPIPDKGKILTALSLWWFEQLADVFPNHVISGTDVPAEFAGRAVRCRRLDMVPFEFIARGHLAGLGLREYQTTGAISGVQLPAGLLEGSRLPEPIFTPTTKATAGHDEFVTADALVDELGADTTQALADATVEIYRRGAKLAADRGIVIADTKLEFGRAPDGSLVLADELLTPDSSRFWPADRWQPGQPQYAMDKQVARDWASGLDWDKTEPGPEIPDDVVAAIQDRYADVYGRITGERWTF
- a CDS encoding MetS family NSS transporter small subunit, whose amino-acid sequence is MGTSAIVMLLIGVVVVYGSLTAAVVNYIRASRKDVS
- a CDS encoding sodium-dependent transporter; translation: MTGSAVAADGRERWGSKVGFMLAAAGSAVGLGNIWRFPAVTYENGGGAFIIPYLVALVTAALPILMLEYGLGHRYRAGAPFTFRQIRRRWEWLGWWQTAVSFLVVTYYVTILGWCLSYMVYSFGTQWGDDPAGFFIGSFLGTSADGDPSGFWQFGGLQLKVLLAVAIAWLLVYAILMRRVSKGIELAAKVFMPLLVVLLLIIVIRGITLPGAAVGLDVLFTPDFAALGNPAVWIAAYGQVFFSTSIAFGTMIAYSSYLQRKTDLTNSAAVVGLSNSGFEILAAVGVFSVLGFLANASGAQVTDVVESGVGLAFIAFPAIINELPGLNSLFGVLFFGALFIAGITSAVSILEPGIAAVREKFSLSRPAAVTILTGLAALISLLYVSKGGLFYLDTADRFLNNFGLVLCGLGEIVLVGWVARALNGMQTHLNATSYFKAGWWWKGSLLIITPLLLGSMTVYNLYTELTTRYEDYPLSGLIVIGWGAVVLSLAVAVLMQAVRKSHQIPSEG